In Tachysurus fulvidraco isolate hzauxx_2018 chromosome 9, HZAU_PFXX_2.0, whole genome shotgun sequence, the sequence gtgtgtgtgtgtgtgtgtgtatgtatacgtatgtgtgtatgtgcgcgcgcCCACGTGCTACCTTTTACAAAGGCATGTGACATTAATATTTCAGGCCTCTTCCTATACAGCTCCCAGTATCTGTCCATCATGttcagattctctctctctctctctctctcatgcacaaaAGGAAACCTAAAGATTTTGTAGATTTGAGACCTTTTTCCCCCTACATGCTCTAAAATAATGCATATCGTATAAGCACTGAAAAGGATTTGCAGTAATCCCACATTGCATTTCTGTTTGGAGCTAAAGCCCAGGGCTTGCatagatatttacatttacattctcattttatacaactgttcAGTGGGGTTTAGTCAGATTTAGTACTCTGTGCGGGACACTTGGGTTCTTCACTCCAACTTTCACAATCTCCACACCATTTCTTCATtgagctgctttgtgcacagggacattgtcatgctggaacagggttTGTAGCTCCACTGAGGAGAAAACTGTAATGCTACAGTACTTCTCCCATCTGAGCAACGGATCTCCCCAGTTCTCATTGGCCATATTGGTTGCTTCTGACTAATCCCCTATACATGCTATTATCTTTTAAAACATCCCCATTAAACactaataaatcattattagtGTTTAATGGGGATGTTTAAAAAGATAATAGCCAAATTCTGATTGACACCTTTGTAGAGCTTGGTCCTGGACTTCTTTTGACAGCCTCATAATGCATGTTACTTAGATATGTTCTATAACAGACCTCCATTTTTTCAGATCTaggaacagatttatttatttacttatttacttatttatttatttatttatttattttaagcacgTTGTTGGAAACGTATCGGTCAAGAGGAATAAGGTGCTTTGGGACGGGCTGAtatgcaaaatatataaataaatgttatcgAGAAATGGGTGTCAACTGTCAACCCCAGTACAGTATTCTAATCtaaattttaattgtaatttctttttttttttttagataaaaatgCTACCTGTTATAACGCTACAATGTCTGATAGCAACTGCACCAACTCTTCTTGTGCAAGTAAGTATTTTCCTATTATCCAGAATAACCATTAAAGGTACCTATCTAAAATATGGTAAAATTGTCGTACAATTCACTTGTAGCTTTTAGTTGCCAGTATTTCCATCAGATTTTGGTTCCGGACAGAACTAATGCTCTTacgtaatgtttttttttttttttcttttagttgaAACAACCACTGTATCTCCGAGCACCACTATGACCACCAACGCCACTGCAACGCCCACCAGTGCCACTGCAACGACCAATGCCACCAACTCAACAACCCCCGAGACCACTGCCACCAATTCTACATGTAATGTTCTACTCACACACTTTCTTGATAAGAGTTATAcaaattttgtttttcattgcTGGCAGACATGATGCTAccatcaccatgcttcactCCACAGATGGTGTTATGTGGAAACATAATGTGTTCTTCCAAGGCTAGAATGTTAGTTTTATCTCTTCAGAATAGAGAATCGTTTCACACAATTACTGAGTTTTCATTGTGGTAGATGTCTGATTGATGTCTCCTTATTCTCGCATGTGTTTTCAAACCAGTCCACAAATTCTCTACAGGGTTCAGGTCAGGGCTTTTGTGATGGCCGCTCTAACGCTTTCATTCTGTTTCGTTAATCAAAGTTCCAAACCAAAGGTTTGCTTACGATCATCCTCGTGCTAGAACAGGGGTTAACAAACTTTTCAGACCGCGACCCCCAGTATTAGACTGCTAACGACAGCGCATCTTCCGTATCTGACgccagatgatttgctgtggttaCATTGATTGGTGACCTTATCCAGTCATATTGGCCGGGAGCGTCTCCTTCagggaaatacttatgaaagtgaTCCAAAAGGGACATCATTACAaccttttttaacataaaaaaaaaataaagtttctggaaaCCATCTCCCGACCGCCCTAGTTTGGGAACTGCTGTGCTAGAAGATACATTTGCGACTGTTTTAAGATCATGGCTAATGTCTTGAGGTTCTATATTTCTTGATATTTTGGGGCAAGTcatggcttaatggttagagagtctgactcgtaatcctaaggttgtgggttcaagtctcaccgcagcataaatggctgcccactgctctgggtgtgtgttcactgctgtgtgtgtgtgtgtgtgtgtgtgtgtgtgtgtgtgtgtgtgtgttcactgctgtgtgttcactgctgtgtgtgtgcactttggatgggttaaatgtagagaacgaattctgagtctgggtctcacacacacacacacacacacacacacacacacacacacacacacacacacacacacacaaaaacccatATGATGCTTCCAGCCTCATGCTTCGTTTTCATTTCTTCTAATATCTTCTCATTCCTGATGGTTCATTCTTGCATCTTAGCTGAACAGTGCAGTGTTTCTGTGATCCTGAAATATTTCCAGATGGTATGGTATCTTTTTTTGGAAGTCTTGCTCCAAAGGAGGAAGGTCTTGATTTCGAGTTGCTTGGATTTTCTTGGTATAATGAGGAAGAAGAATAAAATCTAGACTTGCAGCAAACTCCTAATTCTAACAGCTTGCCAATCAAAATCATTTCTGGAATCTTCCAGACTGGATAGAGacagtgttgtaatgtgtaatgtatgataatctgacatttatttttttttatttatgctaGCTGCACCAGTCACCTCTTCCACTGCGAGTACCACCACGTCAAGTAAGTGTTCAATCCATAAGCTTACACGTGTCCCAGGAATCAGGAcatcttgttttcttttatcgTACAAGGCACACCAATGAAAtccgacttttttttttcccctctacaGATGCCACTACAACAGCGCTGCCTCCGACCCCTTCGAAGAAATCTACGTTCGACGCCGCCAGTTTCATCGGCGGGATCGTCCTCGTGCTCGGCCTGCAAGCTGTCGTCTTCTTCCTCTACAAGTTTTGCAAGTCCAAGGACCGCAATTACCACActctgtaaagaaaagaaaagaaagaaccaaacaaaaagaacagaaaagaaaaaagccttTAGAAGCACCACATTGcacatcatgtacacacacacacatacacacacacacacacacacacacaccgtgaagcAGTGGCATTGTCACTTTTCCCATTCCCTTGTCTATATTAGTTTCCTTATTCACAGCTTCTGTCCATTTTTAACACTTCTCCTTTATCAGCCTTCTCCTTTAAAAATAATCGCTCCACCGC encodes:
- the cd164 gene encoding sialomucin core protein 24, translated to MFWRILFVTVVLSVLGSSMGVDLNCTSLTSCENCTREVQCVWMTCSDKNATCYNATMSDSNCTNSSCAIETTTVSPSTTMTTNATATPTSATATTNATNSTTPETTATNSTSAPVTSSTASTTTSNATTTALPPTPSKKSTFDAASFIGGIVLVLGLQAVVFFLYKFCKSKDRNYHTL